In Thunnus thynnus chromosome 11, fThuThy2.1, whole genome shotgun sequence, the following proteins share a genomic window:
- the prkra gene encoding interferon-inducible double-stranded RNA-dependent protein kinase activator A homolog isoform X1, whose amino-acid sequence MNITAPGSEAEVDDWMQRKSCELWHHLVCVDCRDAPDGEWLCYSVNTDEAQRASPGKTPIQVLHEYGTKTGNLPVYVMEKAEGEAHQPSFVFSVRVGDVSCTGQGPSKKAAKHVAAEAALNILQIDVGTVNVPVKSESNGVAAETNNHPNSVGILQELALQRGWRLPEYTVLMEAGPPHKREFTVTCRLESLSEKAVGNSKKSAKKAAAEKMVAKLQSLSGCSEITWAPTPSVRFENLRNSTAEKISLLRRNPLSIPNTDYIQMMLELSKEQGFEVTYFDIGELTVNGQYQCLAELSTTPVTVCHGTGISCSNAHNDAAHSALQYIKIMASIK is encoded by the exons ATGAACATCACAGCACCAGGGTCTGAGGCAGAGGTGGATGACTGGATGCAGCGCAAATCCTGTGAGCTGTGGCATCACCTCGTCTGTGTCGACTGCAGAGATGCTCCAGATGGGGAATGGCTGTGCTACAG CGTGAATACAGATGAAGCGCAGAGGGCCAGCCCCGGGAAGACGCCGATACAAGTCCTGCACGAGTACGGCACCAAAACCGGAAACCTCCCCGTGTATGTGATGGAGAAGGCGGAAGGAGAAGCTCACCAACCCAGCTTCGTCTTCAGCGTGAGAGTCGGAGACGTTAGCTGCACAG GTCAAGGTCCCAGTAAAAAGGCAGCCAAACACGTGGCTGCAGAAGCTGCCCTGAATATTCTGCAGATAGACGTTGGAACAGT GAATGTTCCTGTGAAGTCTGAGAGTAATGGTGTAGCGGCAGAAACAAACAACCATCCCAACTCAGTAGGGATTCTGCAG GAACTAGCGTTGCAGAGAGGATGGCGTCTTCCTGAATACACAGTTTTAATGGAGGCTGGTCCACCACACAAGAGAGAATTCACTGTTACTTGTAGATTGGAGTCCCTGTCAGAGAAGG CTGTAGGAAATTCAAAAAAATCAGCGAAAAAGGCAGCTGCAGAGAAAATGGTGGCAAAGCTTCAAAGTCTGTCAGGCTGCTCTGAAATCACATGG GCTCCCACACCAAGTGTCCGATTTGAGAACTTAAGGAACTCAACAGCAGAGAAGATTTCTTTATTGAGAAGAAACCCGCTGAGCATTCCCAACACAGATTACATTCAGATGATGTTGGAGCTGTCCAAGGAGCAAGGCTTTGAGGTCACGTACTTTGACATCG GTGAGCTGACGGTGAACGGCCAGTATCAGTGCTTGGCGGAACTGTCCACCACCCCCGTCACCGTGTGCCACGGCACAGGCATCTCCTGTAGCAACGCGCACAACGACGCAGCACACAGCGCCCTTCAGTATATCAAGATCATGGCTTCCATCAAGTAA
- the prkra gene encoding interferon-inducible double-stranded RNA-dependent protein kinase activator A homolog isoform X2, with protein sequence MSQEGYQATSGQTSADTSVNTDEAQRASPGKTPIQVLHEYGTKTGNLPVYVMEKAEGEAHQPSFVFSVRVGDVSCTGQGPSKKAAKHVAAEAALNILQIDVGTVNVPVKSESNGVAAETNNHPNSVGILQELALQRGWRLPEYTVLMEAGPPHKREFTVTCRLESLSEKAVGNSKKSAKKAAAEKMVAKLQSLSGCSEITWAPTPSVRFENLRNSTAEKISLLRRNPLSIPNTDYIQMMLELSKEQGFEVTYFDIGELTVNGQYQCLAELSTTPVTVCHGTGISCSNAHNDAAHSALQYIKIMASIK encoded by the exons ATGTCTCAGGAGGGATATCAGGCTACATCAGGGCAAACCTCCGCCGACACGAG CGTGAATACAGATGAAGCGCAGAGGGCCAGCCCCGGGAAGACGCCGATACAAGTCCTGCACGAGTACGGCACCAAAACCGGAAACCTCCCCGTGTATGTGATGGAGAAGGCGGAAGGAGAAGCTCACCAACCCAGCTTCGTCTTCAGCGTGAGAGTCGGAGACGTTAGCTGCACAG GTCAAGGTCCCAGTAAAAAGGCAGCCAAACACGTGGCTGCAGAAGCTGCCCTGAATATTCTGCAGATAGACGTTGGAACAGT GAATGTTCCTGTGAAGTCTGAGAGTAATGGTGTAGCGGCAGAAACAAACAACCATCCCAACTCAGTAGGGATTCTGCAG GAACTAGCGTTGCAGAGAGGATGGCGTCTTCCTGAATACACAGTTTTAATGGAGGCTGGTCCACCACACAAGAGAGAATTCACTGTTACTTGTAGATTGGAGTCCCTGTCAGAGAAGG CTGTAGGAAATTCAAAAAAATCAGCGAAAAAGGCAGCTGCAGAGAAAATGGTGGCAAAGCTTCAAAGTCTGTCAGGCTGCTCTGAAATCACATGG GCTCCCACACCAAGTGTCCGATTTGAGAACTTAAGGAACTCAACAGCAGAGAAGATTTCTTTATTGAGAAGAAACCCGCTGAGCATTCCCAACACAGATTACATTCAGATGATGTTGGAGCTGTCCAAGGAGCAAGGCTTTGAGGTCACGTACTTTGACATCG GTGAGCTGACGGTGAACGGCCAGTATCAGTGCTTGGCGGAACTGTCCACCACCCCCGTCACCGTGTGCCACGGCACAGGCATCTCCTGTAGCAACGCGCACAACGACGCAGCACACAGCGCCCTTCAGTATATCAAGATCATGGCTTCCATCAAGTAA
- the LOC137192719 gene encoding uncharacterized protein yields MSVWSWMLLVLLLPAAGSLDVKNWLTPIVEIIRTEYRIEDQFCVAVNIQVDQNPKELLDVLQYDRYEKVEKVMKDNDDLYIGTKVVAAKPHDGHAEVRVLHNMDGLFPQIEDNFLVFYTYLSPCAPQCANPHDDRNILNDIEEITGPKYLGERHALVFGKPCTRLKRCDITREQLEKSFINLKAKGFTNIFRCYFQNDVYQCHSCFSDQNQNVSEVCLEGAESQQGGSAGSSQGVSTGGKRGSAEGTSSSAAAKRQKGPK; encoded by the exons ATGTCTGTCTGGTCTTGGATGCTGCTGGTGCtcctgctgcctgctgcaggcAGTTTGGATGTTAAGAACTGGCTGACTCCTATTGTAGAAATCATCAGGACAGA GTACCGCATAGAGGATCAGTTTTGTGTGGCTGTAAACATCCAAGTAGACCAGAACCCAAAGGAACTGCTCGACGTCCTCCAGTACGATCGATATGAAAAGGTTGAAAAAGTCATGAAGGATAATGATGATCTGTACATCGGCACCAAGGTGGTTGCAGCTAAACCTCATGATGGACATGCAGAAGTCCGTGTTCTGCACAACATGGATGGCTTGTTTCCCCAAATTGAAGATAACTTCCTGGTCTTCTACACATACCTCTCCCCATGTGCACCACAATGTGCAAATCCACATGACGACAGAAATATCCTTAACGACATTGAGGAAATCACTGGCCCAAAATATTTGGGAGAACGACACGCCCTTGTGTTTGGGAAACCGTGCACTCGTTTAAAAAGATGCGATATTACCAGGGAGCAGTTAGAAAAATCCTTTATAAATCTGAAAGCAAAAGGTTTCACAAACATATTCCGTTGTTACTTTCAAAATGATGTCTATCAGTGCCACAGCTGTTTCTCagatcaaaatcaaaatgtatctGAGGTCTGTCTTGAGGGAGCCGAGTCACAGCAGGGAGGAAGTGCAGGCAGCAGTCAGGGTGTGAGtacaggaggaaagagaggcTCCGCTGAAGGCACAAGCAGCAGTGCTGCtgcaaagagacaaaaaggTCCAAAGTGA